Proteins encoded in a region of the Podospora pseudopauciseta strain CBS 411.78 chromosome 6, whole genome shotgun sequence genome:
- a CDS encoding hypothetical protein (COG:S; EggNog:ENOG503Q6U2) codes for MHRQLLPSLSSRLNLAHRPVSRSVRVHSPAYTWFPLHTPTTINCHNCAPLTTASHSHSRTFFKPRLKTTQFATMSATDMTLRTFFQSPKYAVVGASANQEKYGYKVFKWYLNHNLPVTPINPSGKPIPVDGEDHPVVTSLKEIEKPEETSVSFITPPAVTLASLKEAKELGFPSVFLQPGTFNNEVLAFAKNNFRAVVAGDGGWGGEGWCVLVDGERGLKAVGKL; via the exons ATGCATCGTCAGCTTCTTCCCTCTTTGTCCTCTCGATTGAACCTCGCTCACCGTCCAGTTTCACGATCCGTTCGAGTGCATTCTCCAGCTTACACCTGGTTTCCTCTCCACACTCCCACAACTATAAACTGCCATAACTGTGCTCCACTCACAACGGCATCACACTCTCACAGCCGCACTTTCTTCAAACCCCGTCTCAAGACAACTCAATTCGCAACCATGTCTGCCACCGATATGACACTCAGGACGTTTTTCCAGTCTCCCAAGTATGCCGTCGTGGGAGCTAGTGCCAACCAGGAGAAGTACGGGTACAAAG TCTTCAAATGGTacctcaaccacaacctTCCCGtcacccccatcaacccctccggcAAGCCCATTCCCGTCGACGGTGAGGACCACCCCGTTGTCACCTCACTCAAAGAGATCGAGAAGCCAGAGGAGACCTCGGTTTCGTTCATCACCCCCCCTGCTGTTACCCTTGCCAGTTTGAAAGAGGCAAAGGAGCTCGGCTTCCCGAGTGTGTTTTTGCAGCCGGGCACTTTTAACAATGAGGTGCTGGCTTTTGCGAAGAACAACTTTAGGGCCGTGGTtgcgggggatgggggttggggaggggaggggtggtgtgtgcttgttgatggggagagggggttgaaggCTGTGGGGAAGTTGTGA
- the cdc4 gene encoding myosin II light chain (EggNog:ENOG503P1SU; COG:T; BUSCO:EOG09265591): MASTNYKEAFSLFDKRGNGRVTLDSLGDLLRACGQNPTLAEIQELEKNVGGDFDFETFQRILNRPGGFRDPGEPDEYCRGFQVFDKDMTGFIGVGQLKYILTNLGEKMTEEEVDELLKAVDTSNGQVNYTELVRTILAN; this comes from the exons ATG GCTTCGACCAACTACAAGGAGGCTTTCTCTCTGTTCGACAAGCGCGGCAACGGCCGTGTCACCCTCGATAGCTTGGGCGATCTCCTGCGCGCCTGCGGCCAGAACCCAACCCTTGCCGAGATCcaggagctcgagaagaacGTTGGCGGTGATT TCGACTTTGAGACCTTCCAGCGCATTCTGAACCGACCGGGCGGCTTCCGTGACCCTGGCGAGCCCGACGAGTACTGCCGCGGCTTCCAAGTATTCGACAAAGACATGACGGGCTTTATCGGCGTGGGCCAGCTCAAGTACATCCTGACGAACCTGGGCGAGAAGatgaccgaggaggaggtggacgagcTGCTCAAGGCGGTGGACACCAGCAACGGGCAGGTCAACTACACGGAGCTCGTCCGCACCATTCTTGCCAACTag